One stretch of Methermicoccus shengliensis DSM 18856 DNA includes these proteins:
- a CDS encoding MFS transporter: MRRAALLTITLASFLTPFALSSVNVALPMIGKGFAVDAITLNWIATAYLLSSAMFLIPFGRIADIKGRRMVFVLGVGVFTAGSLFSGLSTSAEMLIAFRVLQGIGGAMVFATGMAILISVFPLNERGKVLGINVASVYTGLSLGPFFGGILTQNFGWRSVFLVNVPLGIIVVAVALWKLKAEWADAKEERFDLVGSAIYSLMLVLIMIGVSESTLILITAGLALLIVFIVWESRIEHPVLEIRLFRRNITFAFSNLAALLNYAATFAVTYLLSLYLQYIKALTPQQAGFILIAQPVVQAMLSPFAGWLSDRIEPRVVASTGMVLTALGLFIFSNINESTEISMIVANLMLLGLGFALFSSPNTNAIMSSVERRFYGIASATLATMRSVGQMFSMTIVMLIFAIYIGKTLITPEVYPLLIEATRTSFAIFSVLCFFGIFASLARGRIR, translated from the coding sequence ATGAGGAGAGCGGCGCTTTTAACAATAACTCTCGCTTCATTCCTAACTCCCTTCGCGCTTTCATCTGTAAATGTCGCTCTCCCGATGATTGGAAAAGGGTTTGCGGTGGATGCGATAACGCTCAACTGGATTGCTACCGCTTATCTTCTTTCTTCCGCCATGTTTCTCATTCCATTCGGCAGGATAGCTGATATTAAAGGAAGGAGAATGGTTTTTGTCCTCGGAGTGGGTGTTTTTACTGCAGGATCACTGTTCTCAGGCCTATCCACTTCTGCAGAAATGCTGATAGCATTCAGAGTCCTGCAGGGAATTGGAGGTGCAATGGTATTTGCGACAGGAATGGCAATTCTAATCTCCGTTTTCCCGCTAAATGAGAGGGGAAAAGTTTTAGGAATCAATGTGGCTTCAGTTTACACCGGCTTAAGCCTTGGCCCCTTCTTCGGCGGCATTTTAACCCAGAACTTCGGATGGAGGAGTGTTTTTCTTGTAAATGTCCCTCTCGGCATCATTGTTGTTGCAGTCGCCCTATGGAAGCTGAAAGCGGAGTGGGCTGATGCTAAAGAGGAGAGGTTCGATTTGGTTGGCTCTGCAATTTACAGCCTGATGCTCGTGCTGATAATGATTGGTGTGTCTGAATCAACCCTGATTCTGATAACAGCGGGCTTGGCTCTGCTGATTGTCTTCATTGTCTGGGAAAGCAGAATCGAACATCCCGTCCTTGAAATAAGGCTTTTCAGGCGAAACATAACTTTTGCATTCTCAAACCTTGCGGCTCTGCTGAACTACGCTGCCACTTTCGCCGTAACCTACCTCTTAAGCCTATACTTGCAGTACATCAAAGCTTTAACGCCCCAGCAAGCAGGTTTCATTTTAATCGCACAGCCAGTCGTTCAGGCAATGCTTTCACCATTTGCAGGGTGGCTTTCAGACAGAATAGAGCCGAGGGTTGTTGCCTCAACAGGAATGGTTTTAACGGCATTGGGCCTATTTATATTCTCCAATATCAACGAGAGCACGGAAATCTCGATGATAGTGGCGAATCTAATGCTTCTTGGCCTTGGCTTCGCTTTATTCAGCTCTCCGAACACGAATGCAATCATGAGTTCTGTAGAGAGAAGGTTTTACGGCATCGCCTCAGCAACCCTTGCAACGATGCGTTCTGTGGGACAGATGTTCAGCATGACCATTGTTATGCTCATCTTTGCCATCTACATTGGAAAGACTTTAATCACTCCTGAAGTTTATCCGCTGCTTATTGAAGCCACACGCACGTCCTTTGCCATTTTCTCAGTGCTATGCTTCTTCGGGATATTCGCATCACTTGCGAGGGGGAGGATAAGATAG
- a CDS encoding ATP-binding protein codes for MKILVCGKGGCGKSVVAALIAKELAKRGKKVLVVDTDESNFGIYRNFGVEQPRDFMEFLGGKEKVRERLLSFLKSGEGEKTRMPDKISLNELPKDFTAEKDGIKVIAIGKIHEFGEGCACPMGAVAREFLQALKLGEDEFVVVDTDAGIEHFGRGVEAGGDVVVAVIEPSYESIRLAEKIVELSRKIGKRVVKVGNKVDESSKEFVKADAYLPLRKEIQQACLLGEELPLVDEARGIVDAILER; via the coding sequence ATGAAGATTCTGGTGTGCGGTAAGGGAGGTTGCGGGAAGAGCGTTGTTGCCGCCCTCATTGCAAAGGAGCTGGCGAAGAGGGGCAAGAAGGTTCTCGTAGTGGATACGGACGAATCAAACTTCGGTATCTACAGGAACTTCGGCGTTGAACAGCCGAGGGACTTCATGGAGTTCCTCGGGGGGAAGGAGAAGGTCAGAGAAAGGCTGTTAAGCTTCCTGAAAAGTGGCGAAGGTGAGAAAACAAGAATGCCCGACAAAATCAGCCTGAATGAGCTTCCAAAGGACTTCACAGCTGAAAAGGATGGCATAAAGGTTATTGCGATAGGCAAAATCCACGAGTTTGGAGAGGGCTGTGCATGTCCGATGGGGGCTGTTGCCCGGGAGTTTCTGCAGGCTTTGAAGCTTGGCGAAGATGAATTCGTAGTCGTGGATACGGATGCGGGGATAGAGCATTTCGGCAGGGGAGTTGAGGCTGGAGGTGATGTCGTCGTTGCAGTAATCGAGCCGAGCTACGAATCAATCAGGCTGGCTGAGAAGATAGTGGAGCTGAGCAGAAAAATAGGTAAGAGGGTTGTTAAAGTCGGGAACAAGGTCGATGAAAGCTCGAAAGAGTTCGTTAAAGCAGATGCTTATCTCCCTCTAAGGAAGGAGATACAGCAGGCCTGCCTTCTTGGAGAAGAATTGCCTTTGGTCGATGAGGCGAGGGGAATAGTGGATGCAATCCTCGAAAGATAA
- a CDS encoding flavin reductase family protein yields MELKPNKREITIPMPLVLISTLSKNGVRNVAPYSNVMPILRPWDLIAIFSWIKRDTLNNIRDTKEFVISVPTADMVNETMVTSKNYSPTVDEFEMANLKPYPSKIVKPPGVAGCIAWMECVLEKEILEENKYSIIIGKIVRLEINDEYVNKNGDLDFEKAKPAVMICGNRGMYFTFPKWTGEFREYSEMFLNSKDPLSGGDADEDSGVR; encoded by the coding sequence TTGGAGCTGAAACCAAATAAGAGGGAAATCACCATACCAATGCCACTAGTCCTCATCTCAACCCTGAGCAAGAACGGTGTAAGAAATGTTGCACCTTACTCAAACGTAATGCCGATACTGAGACCTTGGGATCTGATAGCAATATTCTCATGGATAAAGAGGGATACCCTGAACAACATAAGAGATACAAAGGAGTTCGTGATAAGCGTTCCAACGGCAGATATGGTTAACGAGACCATGGTGACCTCGAAAAACTATTCGCCAACTGTCGATGAATTTGAGATGGCTAATCTCAAACCATATCCCTCAAAGATCGTTAAACCACCCGGTGTGGCAGGATGTATAGCGTGGATGGAATGTGTTCTGGAAAAAGAAATTCTTGAAGAAAACAAATACTCAATCATTATTGGAAAAATAGTCAGACTTGAGATCAACGACGAATACGTTAATAAAAACGGAGATTTGGATTTTGAAAAGGCAAAACCAGCCGTGATGATATGCGGAAACAGAGGAATGTATTTCACATTCCCAAAATGGACCGGAGAGTTTAGAGAGTATTCTGAGATGTTTTTGAATAGTAAAGATCCTTTGTCTGGAGGTGATGCGGATGAAGATTCTGGTGTGCGGTAA
- a CDS encoding ASKHA domain-containing protein: MSVRVTFEPAGKKIETSSNFILEIAREANVSLRSDCGGKGVCGKCRVVIVDARGEMSEVNEVERKHLTPEEIEAGYRLACQAKILSGRATIFMPPESRMEARKVAEVAVEEKVELNPAVKKVHLRLREPTLEDVKPDFERLKSALGEVEIPLSLLKNLPKLLREANWDITAVLWNGKLIGIERGDTTNRSFGLAIDIGSSKVICHLVDLVTGETIARGYAENPQVAYGEDVVSRITYASKSDENLEKLQRIVVEVINKVIDEVCREAGVSSEEVYEAVVVGNSVMHHLFFGIYPKYISVSPFTPAVRKGISYPAKEIGLKINSEGYVSSLPLIAGFVGADAVSNLIVTKIHRKEEVSMVIDIGTNTEILLGNRDRVLACSTPSGPAFEGAHISHGMKAVSGAIEKVKIEDEVVYETIDNVKPKGICGSGMIDLVAGLYKAGIINGKGKFVRETERIIKDRVPKFVVAWADETETGKEITVTEKDINELLMAKGAIRSGWMILMEKLGIEAENISRIYLAGSFGRHINIENAKLIGLLPDVPNDRIVFAGDTAVGGAKMALKSVKEREEIEEVVDFVEYVELSVDRNFYRTFVRAIPISQILNSKKFQVKNGEKLSS; this comes from the coding sequence ATGAGCGTCAGAGTAACGTTCGAGCCAGCAGGAAAGAAGATTGAAACCTCCTCCAATTTTATTCTTGAGATTGCGAGAGAGGCCAATGTTTCTTTGCGTTCAGACTGCGGTGGAAAGGGCGTTTGCGGGAAGTGCAGAGTAGTCATTGTCGATGCAAGAGGAGAGATGAGTGAGGTAAACGAAGTGGAGAGGAAGCACCTAACTCCAGAAGAGATTGAAGCTGGCTACAGGCTTGCGTGCCAGGCAAAAATACTGAGCGGGAGGGCAACTATCTTCATGCCTCCTGAAAGCAGGATGGAGGCGAGGAAGGTCGCTGAGGTGGCAGTTGAGGAGAAGGTTGAGCTGAATCCTGCGGTTAAAAAAGTGCATTTGAGGCTGCGAGAACCAACGCTTGAGGATGTAAAGCCAGATTTCGAAAGGTTAAAGTCAGCACTTGGAGAGGTTGAGATTCCATTGAGCCTCCTGAAAAATCTTCCGAAATTACTTAGGGAGGCTAACTGGGACATCACGGCGGTTTTGTGGAACGGAAAGCTGATTGGGATTGAGAGAGGAGACACCACGAACAGGTCTTTCGGGCTCGCGATAGATATAGGCTCATCGAAGGTAATTTGCCACTTAGTTGATTTAGTTACCGGCGAAACCATTGCAAGAGGATACGCAGAAAATCCACAGGTTGCTTACGGAGAGGATGTGGTATCAAGGATTACTTACGCATCAAAAAGCGACGAAAATCTGGAAAAATTGCAGAGGATCGTCGTCGAAGTAATAAATAAAGTAATAGATGAAGTTTGCAGGGAAGCCGGAGTGAGCAGCGAGGAAGTTTACGAGGCAGTTGTCGTTGGCAATTCGGTAATGCACCACCTCTTCTTTGGTATCTATCCGAAATACATCAGCGTTTCCCCCTTCACCCCTGCTGTGAGAAAAGGGATAAGCTATCCGGCAAAAGAAATCGGACTTAAGATAAACAGCGAGGGATACGTGAGCTCTTTGCCATTAATCGCCGGCTTTGTTGGGGCAGATGCTGTGTCAAACCTGATTGTCACAAAGATTCACAGAAAAGAAGAGGTCAGCATGGTTATAGACATTGGAACCAATACAGAAATTCTTCTTGGAAACAGAGATAGAGTCCTGGCCTGCTCAACACCTTCTGGCCCAGCTTTTGAAGGCGCACACATAAGTCATGGAATGAAAGCTGTTAGCGGAGCGATAGAGAAAGTAAAAATCGAGGACGAGGTTGTTTACGAAACGATCGACAACGTGAAGCCGAAGGGAATATGCGGGAGCGGGATGATCGACCTCGTGGCTGGGCTCTACAAAGCCGGGATAATAAACGGGAAGGGGAAGTTCGTCAGAGAGACTGAGAGGATAATTAAAGACCGCGTTCCAAAATTCGTTGTTGCGTGGGCAGATGAAACCGAGACGGGAAAGGAGATTACAGTTACCGAAAAGGACATAAACGAGCTTCTGATGGCAAAGGGGGCTATAAGGTCTGGATGGATGATTCTGATGGAGAAGCTCGGAATTGAAGCGGAGAATATTTCTAGGATATATTTGGCTGGCTCCTTTGGAAGGCACATAAATATCGAGAACGCGAAGCTCATCGGACTTCTGCCAGATGTTCCAAATGACAGAATTGTCTTTGCTGGAGACACAGCTGTTGGTGGTGCAAAGATGGCTCTGAAATCTGTTAAGGAGAGAGAGGAGATTGAGGAGGTTGTTGACTTTGTCGAGTATGTCGAGCTTTCCGTTGACAGGAACTTTTACCGAACTTTCGTAAGGGCGATTCCGATATCGCAAATTTTAAATTCCAAAAAGTTTCAGGTGAAAAATGGAGAAAAACTCTCTTCATGA
- the mtoB2 gene encoding methoxylated aromatic compound--corrinoid protein Co-methyltransferase, whose product MDIEELRRERLERLEAAIKCKEPDRVPIRAFTHIWHGAYAGHTAKEVLFDNGKCKDAWLKVAKDFDFDTFTVISGLAGWIYAVALLDQQDISATAPLILGPTHIALMDVYTRWPGYELEENAHPQFIGKEIMKVDEYDQLIENPLEFINKVAMPRINKKLSNVGSAEYNAALAKYGVELARFGAFMAEVSMELAKIGYPAIPMSWGYAPLDFIGDYLRDIKNMVMDLYRHGDVVKQAVEAVTPLLIKVAEVSAPPAEVRKQIFGTDVVECLIPLHLNEYLNPKLYNEFFWPSLNEVIKEVVKMGQTPFVLFEGRHDAHLETLLEAPRRKVVGVFEKTDPRKVREVLGDHVILVSGPPNSLLIGGTPQKVEDFMKKLLEDCKEGGMMIYPGVDGGISRDAKPENVKAMIEAVEKYGTY is encoded by the coding sequence ATGGACATCGAAGAGTTGAGGAGGGAGAGGCTGGAAAGGCTCGAGGCTGCTATAAAATGCAAAGAGCCAGACAGGGTGCCAATAAGGGCTTTTACACACATATGGCATGGAGCATATGCAGGACACACGGCTAAGGAAGTGCTTTTTGATAATGGGAAATGTAAAGATGCGTGGCTTAAAGTAGCAAAGGATTTTGATTTTGACACTTTCACAGTTATCAGTGGGCTGGCAGGATGGATTTACGCTGTAGCTTTACTCGACCAACAGGACATATCAGCCACAGCGCCTCTCATTCTTGGCCCAACCCACATTGCCCTGATGGACGTGTACACAAGATGGCCAGGTTATGAACTGGAGGAAAATGCCCACCCACAGTTCATAGGCAAGGAAATAATGAAGGTGGATGAGTACGACCAGCTAATCGAAAACCCTCTGGAGTTCATAAACAAAGTTGCGATGCCGAGGATAAACAAAAAACTCTCAAACGTTGGTTCTGCAGAATACAACGCCGCTCTTGCAAAGTATGGCGTGGAGCTTGCAAGATTCGGAGCTTTCATGGCTGAAGTTTCGATGGAACTTGCAAAAATTGGATACCCAGCCATCCCGATGTCATGGGGCTATGCTCCGCTTGACTTTATAGGCGACTATCTCAGAGACATCAAGAACATGGTAATGGACCTCTACAGACATGGCGATGTAGTAAAGCAGGCTGTAGAAGCAGTAACTCCCCTCCTAATAAAAGTTGCTGAAGTCTCGGCTCCTCCGGCAGAAGTCAGAAAGCAGATTTTCGGAACAGATGTTGTGGAATGCCTCATCCCGCTCCATCTCAATGAATACCTGAACCCAAAGCTCTACAACGAGTTCTTCTGGCCCTCGCTCAACGAGGTTATCAAGGAAGTTGTTAAGATGGGGCAAACACCATTCGTGCTTTTCGAAGGAAGGCATGACGCACATCTCGAAACGCTGCTTGAAGCTCCCAGGAGGAAAGTGGTTGGAGTCTTCGAGAAGACTGACCCAAGGAAGGTCAGAGAAGTGCTTGGAGACCACGTCATACTTGTCTCAGGGCCTCCAAACTCTCTGCTGATTGGAGGAACGCCGCAGAAAGTGGAGGATTTCATGAAAAAGCTGCTTGAGGATTGCAAAGAAGGAGGGATGATGATTTATCCTGGAGTTGATGGTGGAATTTCGAGAGACGCGAAGCCCGAGAACGTTAAGGCTATGATTGAGGCTGTTGAAAAATATGGAACTTACTGA
- the mtrH gene encoding tetrahydromethanopterin S-methyltransferase subunit H: protein MQEVLKVFRFGNQKAFEIGKVNIGGEPGDNPTVLIGSIFYGKHKIVEDEKKGIFDKEKAEKLIKEQEELSDKTGNPGLVDVVGMSEEAIRGYMEFVADVTDKPFLVDSAIADIKIAAVEYAKEVGLEKRIIYNSISPESKDKEIEALKNSNIEAAVVLAYTFNVTSSKARIDALEKVLPKLEEAGITKPLIDTFVMDVPSLPAAAKAAMEIKKKYGFPCGSGAHNAIASWKGFKNMLGKEAEKPAVLMANTLQIVLGSDFVLYGPIEDSKLVFPAVFTIDTAYRYFARTKDLIEI from the coding sequence ATGCAGGAGGTGTTGAAAGTGTTTAGGTTCGGGAACCAGAAGGCATTCGAGATAGGCAAAGTGAATATAGGCGGTGAGCCCGGAGATAACCCGACAGTCCTGATAGGCAGCATATTCTACGGGAAACATAAGATCGTGGAGGACGAGAAGAAGGGGATTTTCGATAAAGAGAAGGCAGAGAAGCTGATAAAAGAGCAGGAGGAGCTGAGTGATAAAACGGGAAATCCTGGACTTGTTGATGTTGTTGGCATGAGTGAGGAAGCGATAAGGGGATACATGGAGTTCGTTGCTGATGTAACTGACAAACCATTCCTCGTTGATTCTGCAATAGCTGACATCAAGATAGCCGCAGTCGAATATGCAAAGGAGGTGGGGCTTGAGAAAAGAATCATCTACAACTCGATCTCTCCCGAGTCGAAAGACAAGGAAATCGAGGCATTGAAGAACAGCAATATAGAGGCTGCTGTTGTGCTCGCTTACACATTCAACGTTACAAGCAGTAAGGCAAGAATCGATGCTCTTGAAAAAGTTCTTCCAAAGCTTGAGGAGGCGGGGATAACGAAGCCCCTCATCGATACGTTTGTCATGGACGTTCCCAGCCTTCCAGCGGCTGCGAAAGCTGCGATGGAGATAAAGAAAAAATATGGATTCCCCTGCGGCTCAGGAGCTCACAACGCAATAGCGAGCTGGAAAGGGTTTAAGAACATGCTTGGAAAAGAGGCTGAGAAGCCTGCAGTTCTGATGGCAAACACCCTCCAGATAGTCCTTGGGTCGGACTTCGTACTCTACGGCCCGATTGAAGACAGCAAACTCGTCTTTCCTGCAGTGTTCACAATAGACACGGCCTACAGATACTTTGCAAGGACAAAAGACCTAATAGAAATTTAA
- a CDS encoding uroporphyrinogen decarboxylase family protein: protein MDVEELRKERLERLERALKCKEPDRVPILVFNDVWCGTYSGYTAKEVYFEYDKWIKATLNVAKDFEFDYIFTLNGLEGMFLFASFIEKAPEVATNMRFVTAPYHDILQDVYTRWPGRELREDMHPQFIGKEIMKKEEYNKFIEAPIDFMHEVALPRICKNVANPGSADYNAALAKLGMEAGKYNAATNSFIMELMKIGYPMWPMAHGYAPLDFIGDFLRDIKNIVIDLYRVPDVVIQAVDAITPHLVKTASISGSVPEEVMKMLGVNLIWCFYPLHLNEYLNPKQYREYYWPSLLHCWKENVKAGLLPFVLFEGRHDAHLETLLEIPKRGIAGMFEKTDGRKVKELVGNDMCIMYGPTNTLLASATPEKVYEWTKELVLDMKEGGGFVLFPGVDAAGISREAKLENIKAMIEAVHKYGQY, encoded by the coding sequence ATGGATGTTGAAGAGTTAAGGAAAGAGAGGCTGGAAAGGCTTGAAAGAGCCTTGAAGTGTAAAGAGCCGGACAGGGTACCCATATTAGTGTTTAACGACGTTTGGTGTGGTACCTATTCTGGATACACGGCAAAGGAGGTCTATTTCGAGTACGATAAATGGATAAAAGCTACTCTGAACGTTGCAAAGGACTTCGAGTTCGACTACATATTCACCCTCAACGGTCTTGAAGGAATGTTCCTTTTCGCAAGCTTCATCGAAAAAGCACCAGAAGTCGCTACGAACATGAGATTCGTAACAGCGCCTTACCACGACATCCTGCAGGATGTATATACAAGGTGGCCGGGAAGAGAGCTCAGAGAAGACATGCACCCGCAATTTATCGGAAAAGAGATAATGAAAAAGGAAGAGTACAACAAGTTCATCGAAGCTCCAATCGATTTCATGCATGAAGTCGCACTTCCGAGAATCTGCAAGAATGTTGCAAATCCGGGTTCTGCCGACTACAACGCCGCTCTCGCCAAGCTCGGGATGGAAGCCGGGAAGTACAACGCCGCAACGAACAGCTTCATAATGGAGCTTATGAAGATTGGCTATCCGATGTGGCCGATGGCTCACGGCTACGCACCTCTTGATTTCATCGGCGACTTCCTTAGAGACATAAAGAACATCGTCATCGACCTTTACAGAGTGCCCGACGTCGTGATACAGGCCGTCGACGCAATCACTCCGCACCTTGTCAAGACCGCCAGCATATCCGGAAGTGTTCCGGAAGAAGTCATGAAAATGCTCGGAGTAAACCTGATCTGGTGTTTCTACCCGTTACACCTGAACGAATATCTCAACCCCAAGCAGTACAGAGAATACTACTGGCCTTCGCTCCTCCACTGCTGGAAGGAAAACGTAAAGGCTGGACTGCTCCCGTTCGTGCTGTTCGAGGGAAGACACGACGCACATCTCGAGACGCTTCTTGAAATTCCAAAGCGCGGTATCGCTGGAATGTTCGAGAAGACGGACGGAAGAAAGGTAAAGGAACTGGTAGGAAACGATATGTGCATAATGTACGGACCCACGAACACGCTTCTCGCCAGTGCCACTCCCGAAAAAGTTTACGAGTGGACGAAGGAGCTTGTGTTGGACATGAAGGAGGGCGGTGGATTTGTCCTGTTCCCGGGTGTCGACGCTGCAGGAATTTCCAGAGAAGCCAAACTCGAGAATATCAAGGCCATGATTGAGGCTGTGCACAAATACGGTCAATATTAG
- a CDS encoding class I SAM-dependent methyltransferase translates to MGGLKATKELIELCHVDKNSYVLDVGCGVGITACYMAKRYGCKVNRIWRDDRIVPFEDNIFDAVISESVNAFTGNKQKAIGEYKRVVK, encoded by the coding sequence ATGGGAGGATTGAAAGCCACTAAAGAACTGATTGAATTGTGCCACGTTGACAAAAATTCGTATGTCTTGGATGTCGGTTGCGGTGTCGGAATAACCGCCTGCTATATGGCAAAGAGGTATGGCTGTAAGGTAAATAGAATTTGGCGGGATGACAGAATCGTTCCTTTTGAGGATAATATTTTCGATGCGGTTATAAGCGAGTCCGTAAATGCCTTCACGGGGAATAAACAAAAAGCGATAGGCGAGTATAAGAGGGTTGTAAAATGA
- a CDS encoding LexA family transcriptional regulator: protein MECSKCGGEIKPEEAVKIGNRVLCEDCYFDEIDRVRTCDPWAVMLAKKAKTGKKLTQRQQAIYDIVKERGKAKIEEIAKELGIRGGDVEREIAVLRHLELVKGRKEGNEVFIVPFDS, encoded by the coding sequence ATGGAGTGTTCGAAGTGCGGGGGAGAGATAAAGCCCGAAGAAGCGGTAAAAATTGGAAACAGAGTTCTATGTGAGGATTGTTATTTCGATGAAATAGACAGAGTTCGAACATGCGATCCATGGGCAGTAATGCTTGCCAAAAAAGCTAAGACTGGAAAAAAGCTGACACAAAGGCAGCAGGCGATCTATGACATCGTGAAAGAGAGAGGAAAGGCTAAGATCGAAGAAATCGCAAAGGAACTCGGAATTAGGGGGGGAGACGTTGAAAGGGAAATCGCCGTTTTGAGGCACCTCGAACTTGTGAAGGGAAGAAAGGAGGGTAACGAAGTATTCATAGTTCCCTTCGACAGTTGA
- a CDS encoding cobalamin B12-binding domain-containing protein yields the protein MTDVREELVNALADLDEAKAIELTKKRVESGEDPFAILEDVRKATDIVGKRFEEGRYFVSDLMMAGEILKQIMDVVKPLIGEKAGEKKGKVVIGTVEGDVHDIGKSIVIALLEAEGFEVVDLGVDQPPEVFVNAVREHNPDVVGLSGLLTEAIDSMKKTVDAVKKEAEVKIIIGGGRVDEEAKEYTGADDWTDDAAVGVRKIKALVGVE from the coding sequence ATGACGGACGTAAGAGAAGAGCTCGTAAACGCACTGGCTGACCTCGATGAGGCAAAGGCAATAGAGCTTACGAAAAAGAGGGTTGAGAGCGGTGAAGACCCTTTCGCAATTCTCGAGGATGTTAGAAAAGCTACGGACATAGTCGGAAAACGTTTCGAGGAGGGCAGATACTTCGTTTCTGATTTAATGATGGCTGGAGAGATACTCAAGCAAATAATGGATGTCGTGAAGCCGCTGATTGGAGAGAAAGCTGGAGAAAAGAAGGGCAAAGTCGTGATAGGCACGGTGGAAGGAGATGTGCACGACATAGGGAAGAGCATAGTCATAGCGCTTTTAGAGGCTGAGGGGTTTGAAGTTGTGGATCTGGGAGTTGATCAGCCACCTGAGGTTTTTGTTAATGCCGTTAGGGAGCATAACCCGGATGTTGTTGGGCTCAGCGGGCTGCTCACCGAAGCCATAGATTCGATGAAGAAGACTGTAGATGCTGTAAAAAAAGAGGCTGAAGTGAAGATAATTATTGGTGGAGGCAGAGTTGATGAAGAAGCCAAAGAATACACGGGAGCAGACGACTGGACAGATGATGCTGCTGTTGGTGTAAGGAAGATAAAGGCTCTGGTGGGGGTGGAGTAG
- a CDS encoding MATE family efflux transporter: MKELRGVEVLTGDPKKALVKLSIPMMISNLVFTLYNLADGAWVAGLGADALSAVGIFFPLFMVFISLSMGVGIGASSAISRRIGAGDKRGADNIAMHAIVTGFAAALILTLTIIRLEHLLKLLGAEGKVLSLALEYSRIVVAGSVFLVFNNIATGILNGEGNTKKTMYANVAGSVINIILDPVFIYILGFGVAGAAYATVLSMAISSAVFIYWFLGRSYVDVGLKNFSADRKILFDILRVGLPSSFSMLTMSIAMVFLNAIIIRAGGSDGIAVFTSAWRLISVGSIPTFGMAGAVTAVVGASFGARNAEKLRIAYLHAIKLTVLIEVLIVSAMIITAPKIAIVFTYSEASSRIYQGLVNAMRILPAFLLFAPLGMMTESMFQGIGRGENALAITILRTIIFELIFAYILAFPFGFGFFGVLMGVTAANIAGALIAFIGGTMSIRRLERELR, encoded by the coding sequence TTGAAAGAGTTGCGAGGAGTTGAAGTTCTCACAGGAGACCCGAAAAAGGCACTTGTAAAGCTATCTATTCCGATGATGATCAGCAACCTCGTTTTCACTCTCTACAATTTAGCAGATGGAGCGTGGGTTGCTGGGCTGGGAGCTGATGCTTTATCTGCAGTGGGCATCTTCTTCCCACTTTTCATGGTTTTCATCTCATTATCAATGGGAGTTGGAATAGGGGCGAGTTCAGCCATATCAAGAAGAATAGGGGCTGGGGATAAGAGGGGAGCAGACAACATCGCGATGCACGCAATCGTAACGGGTTTTGCTGCGGCATTAATACTCACCTTAACTATAATCAGACTTGAGCATTTGCTGAAACTGCTCGGAGCTGAAGGCAAAGTTTTGAGCCTTGCCTTAGAGTATTCGAGAATAGTTGTTGCAGGCAGTGTTTTCCTCGTTTTCAACAACATTGCAACGGGGATACTGAACGGCGAGGGGAATACGAAAAAGACGATGTATGCAAATGTTGCTGGAAGTGTCATCAACATCATTCTGGATCCGGTCTTCATCTACATTCTTGGCTTTGGTGTTGCGGGAGCTGCATATGCAACCGTTCTGTCGATGGCAATCTCATCCGCTGTTTTCATCTACTGGTTCCTTGGCAGAAGTTATGTTGATGTGGGGCTAAAGAACTTCAGCGCAGATAGAAAGATCCTGTTCGACATTCTAAGAGTTGGTCTGCCCTCCTCCTTCTCCATGCTTACCATGTCGATCGCAATGGTCTTCCTGAACGCCATAATCATCAGAGCTGGAGGGAGCGATGGGATTGCGGTTTTCACAAGTGCATGGAGGCTGATAAGCGTTGGTTCCATCCCCACCTTCGGGATGGCTGGAGCGGTAACTGCTGTTGTCGGGGCATCTTTCGGAGCAAGGAATGCTGAGAAGCTGAGGATAGCCTATCTTCATGCAATAAAACTAACAGTTCTGATAGAAGTACTCATAGTTTCGGCAATGATAATTACTGCTCCAAAAATAGCAATCGTTTTCACATACTCCGAAGCTTCATCAAGAATCTATCAGGGGCTCGTTAATGCCATGAGAATTCTACCTGCTTTCTTACTCTTCGCACCCCTCGGCATGATGACCGAGTCTATGTTTCAGGGAATAGGGAGGGGTGAAAATGCCTTAGCTATCACAATTCTGAGAACCATAATTTTTGAGCTCATCTTCGCCTACATTCTCGCCTTTCCATTCGGCTTTGGATTTTTCGGAGTGCTGATGGGAGTTACCGCCGCAAACATAGCCGGAGCTCTGATCGCATTCATTGGGGGGACGATGAGCATCAGAAGGCTTGAAAGAGAGTTACGGTAG